In Sphaeramia orbicularis chromosome 14, fSphaOr1.1, whole genome shotgun sequence, the following are encoded in one genomic region:
- the LOC115433562 gene encoding uncharacterized protein LOC115433562 — protein MTPSGFILVVGCFSCVMQIKGISGQTIVLYHTPEQDVTLPCKSAPMCFRADWLYHEDSSSSMQVVKNGNVVQSSAQASRIRVNFDCSLSIRNVSEEDAGLYTCLGHTWMDVDRSQIAVHLNILTVDPFIPGSNRGGIITLECSLWRFVDNSPCPRNNLRWVDETGSVLKDEYSKYKLLLQRKCTCVLKVNQSHRNRRYTCQFVDENNNTLISAEYTPVFTSDKQDDQTKNSAADCAVWTPLSCFMLALRIIEVFMITVVTVLLIRNTVRRTS, from the exons ATGACTCCATCTGGATTCATCCTTGTTGTTGGCTGTTTTTCTTGTGTGATGCAGATTAAAG GAATCAGTGGACAAACCATTGTTCTTTACCACACACCTGAACAGGACGTCACTCTGCCCTGCAAAAGTGCCCCTATGTGTTTCCGTGCTGACTGGTTGTACCATGAGGACTCTTCCAGTTCTATGCAAGTTGTTAAAAATGGAAATGTAGTGCAGAGTTCAGCTCAGGCCTCCAGGATAAGAGTGAACTTTGACTGTTCTCTGAGCATTAGAAATGTCTCAGAGGAGGATGCTGGTCTGTACACCTGTCTTGGTCACA CATGGATGGACGTGGACAGAAGTCAAA TCGCAGTGCATCTGAACATCCTGACAG TGGATCCATTCATCCCAGGTTCAAACAGAGGTGGAATCATCACATTAGAATGTTCATTGTGGAGATTCGTCGACAATAGTCCTTGTCCACGGAACAACCTCCGGTGGGTGGATGAGACTGGCTCGGTGCTGAAGGATGAATATTCTAAATACAAACTCCTCCTACAGAGAAAATGCACCTGTGTTCTGAAAGTGAATCAGAGTCACCGCAACCGGAGATACACCTGCCAGTTTGTCGATGAGAACAATAACACACTGATATCTGCAGAATACACACCTGTCTTTACCAGTGACAAACAAGACGATCAGACAAAAAACTCAGCTGCAG attGCGCTGTTTGGACTCCTCTGAGCTGTTTCATGTTGGCTCTGCGCATTATAGAAGTGTTTATGATCACTGTAGTTACAGTTCTTCTCATCAGAAACACAG taagaagaACATCTTAA